From a region of the Rhinolophus sinicus isolate RSC01 linkage group LG04, ASM3656204v1, whole genome shotgun sequence genome:
- the ZNF484 gene encoding LOW QUALITY PROTEIN: zinc finger protein 484 (The sequence of the model RefSeq protein was modified relative to this genomic sequence to represent the inferred CDS: inserted 2 bases in 1 codon), producing MSYRICALFSEELEMTKSLGLVSFKDITVDFSREEWQQLDLTQKSLYRDVMLENYFNLISVGCEVPKPQVIFNLEQVEKPCMLDGEASSQSCLDGDIRFEISQQGMSEEVSIQYERINLFTREDPYSTLEELWQDDEQTGRYEKNQNKHLCHIAFINKKTLASEREYTDIGKIVHVNTYLVTSRRLHNYDSFGESLKPIVSLCNYNRNHATENLDKTFEYGNSYMTSHTEMNACECNQCKKLLSHKQALIQHKKIRRGKNLCLFSDCVNTFTQKSHLFSHNSIYAEEKQHECSKCETVFSQKSQLAVPQKVYTGEKTYICTENHYKCSEYVKAFIQKSDLFRFQGIHSGEKLYEYSKCGKNISQNSNLNIHKNIHTVEKHFECTECGKAFTRKSTLSMHQKIHTGEKPYVCTECGKAFIRKSHFITHERIHTGEKPYECSDCGKAFIKKSQLHVHQRIHTGENPFICSECGKVFTHKTNLIIHQKIHTGERPYICTECGKAFTDRSNLIKHQKIHTGEKPYKCSDCGKSFTWKSRLRIHQKCHTGERHYECSECGKAFIQKSTLSVHQRTHRGDRPYVCTECGKAFFHKSHFITHERIHTGEKPYECSDCGKSFTKKSQLHVHQQIHTGEKPYSCAECGKAFTDRSNLFTHQKIHTGEKPYKCSDCGKAFTRKSGLHIHQQSHTGERHYECSECGKAFARKSTLVMHQRIHTGEKPYICTECGKSFIQKSHLNRHRRIHXECSDCGKAFIKKSQLHVHQRIHTGENPFICSECGKVFTHKTNLIIHQKIHTGERPYICTECGKAFTDRSNLIKHQKIHTGEKPYKCSDCGKSFTWKSRLRIHQKCHTGERHYECSECGKAFIQKSTLSVHQRTHRGDRPYVCTECGKAFFHKSHFITHERIHTGEKPYECSDCGKSFTKKSQLHVHQQIHTGEKPYSCAECGKAFTDRSNLFTHQKIHTGEKPYKCSDCGKAFTRKSGLHIHQQSHTGERHYECSECGKAFARKSTLVMHQRIHTGEKPYICTECGKSFIQKSHLNRHRRIHTGEKPYECSDCGKAFIKKSQLHEHQRIHTGEKPYVCVECGKAFTIRSNLIKHHKIHTKQKSYKCSDFRKAFNWKPQLSIHQKSDTGGVECSVPQSWCGDTKL from the exons aTGGGGATATTCGTTTTGAAATTTCACAACAGGGAATGTCTGAAGAAGTTTCAATCCAGTATGAAAGAATTAATCTCTTCACAAGAGAAGACCCATATTCCACTTTAGAAGAATTGTGGCAAGATGATGAACAGACAGGGAGATATGAGAAAAACCAGAACAAACATTTATGTCACATTGCTTTCATCAACAAGAAAACACTAGCTAGTGAGAGGGAATATACGGACATTGGGAAAATAGTTCATGTAAACACATACCTTGTTACTTCAAGAAGACTCCATAACTATGACTCATTTGGAGAGAGTTTGAAGCCTATTGTAAGCTTATGTAATTATAATAGAAACCATGCAACAGAAAATCTTGATAAGACCTTTGAATATGGTAATAGTTATATGACTTCTCATACAGAAATGAATGCTTGTGAATGTAATCAATGTAAGAAACTTCTGAGTCATAAGCAAGCCCTcattcaacataaaaaaattcGTAGGGGGAAGAACctctgtttattttctgattgtgTGAACACTTTCACCCAGAAGTCACACCTCTTTTCACATAATAGTATCTATGCTGAAGAGAAACAGCATGAATGCAGCAAATGTGAGACAGTCTTCTCTCAGAAGTCCCAACTTGCTGTACCTCAGAAGGTTTACACAGGAGAGAAAACTTATATATGCACAGAGAATCACTATAAATGTAGTGAATATGTAAAAGCATTTATCCAGAAGTCAGATCTGTTCAGGTTCCAAGGAATTCATTCTGGAGAAAAACTCTATGAATACAGTAAATGTGGAAAAAACATATCTCAGAATTCAAACCtcaatatacataaaaatattcatactgTGGAGAAACACTTTGAGTGTactgaatgtggaaaagccttcacaAGGAAGTCAACACTAAGTATGCATCAGAAAATTCATACAGGAGAAAAACCGTATGTATGTacagaatgtgggaaagcctttattCGGAAGTCACACTTTATTACACatgagagaattcatactggagagaaaccctatgagtgCAGTgactgtgggaaagcctttatAAAGAAGTCACAGCTCCATGTGCATCAGCgaattcacacaggagagaatCCCTTTATATGTTCAGAATGTGGGAAGGTCTTTACCCACAAGACAAATCTCATTATACACCAGaaaattcacactggagaaagaCCATATATCTGTActgaatgtgggaaggcctttacTGACAGGTCAAATCTCATTAAGCACCAgaaaattcatactggagagaaaccctataaatgcAGTGACTGTGGAAAATCATTCACCTGGAAGTCACGGCTCAGGATACATCAGAAATGTCATACTGGCGAGAGACATTAtgagtgcagtgaatgtgggaaagcatTCATTCAGAAGTCAACACTAAGTGTGCACCAGAGAACTCATAGAGGGGACAGACCCTATGTTTGCActgaatgtgggaaggccttcttCCATAAGTCACATTTTATTACACatgagagaattcatactggggagaaaccttatgaatgcaGTGACTGTGGGAAATCCTTTACTAAGAAATCACAACTCCATGTACATCAGCAAAttcatacaggagagaaaccctacaGCTGTGCTGAATGCGGAAAGGCATTCACTGACAGATCAAATCTCTTTACACACCAgaaaattcatactggagagaaaccatataaATGCAGTGACTGTGGAAAAGCCTTCACTCGGAAGTCAGGCCTCCATATACACCAGCAATCTCATACTGGAGAAAGACATTAtgagtgcagtgaatgtgggaaagcctttgcAAGAAAATCAACACTAGTTATGCATCAAAGAATTCAtacaggagagaagccctatATTTGTACTGAATGTGGGAAGTCCTTCATCCAGAAGTCCCACTTAAATCGACATCGGAGAATTCA TGAGTGCAGTgactgtgggaaagcctttatAAAGAAGTCACAGCTCCATGTGCATCAGCgaattcacacaggagagaatCCCTTTATATGTTCAGAATGTGGGAAGGTCTTTACCCACAAGACAAATCTCATTATACACCAGaaaattcacactggagaaagaCCATATATCTGTActgaatgtgggaaggcctttacTGACAGGTCAAATCTCATTAAGCACCAgaaaattcatactggagagaaaccctataaatgcAGTGACTGTGGAAAATCATTCACCTGGAAGTCACGGCTCAGGATACATCAGAAATGTCATACTGGCGAGAGACATTAtgagtgcagtgaatgtgggaaagcatTCATTCAGAAGTCAACACTAAGTGTGCACCAGAGAACTCATAGAGGGGACAGACCCTATGTTTGCActgaatgtgggaaggccttcttCCATAAGTCACATTTTATTACACatgagagaattcatactggggagaaaccttatgaatgcaGTGACTGTGGGAAATCCTTTACTAAGAAATCACAACTCCATGTACATCAGCAAAttcatacaggagagaaaccctacaGCTGTGCTGAATGCGGAAAGGCATTCACTGACAGATCAAATCTCTTTACACACCAgaaaattcatactggagagaaaccatataaATGCAGTGACTGTGGAAAAGCCTTCACTCGGAAGTCAGGCCTCCATATACACCAGCAATCTCATACTGGAGAAAGACATTAtgagtgcagtgaatgtgggaaagcctttgcAAGAAAATCAACACTAGTTATGCATCAAAGAATTCAtacaggagagaagccctatATTTGTACTGAATGTGGGAAGTCCTTCATCCAGAAGTCCCACTTAAATCGACATcggagaattcatactggagagaaaccctatgaatgcagtgactgtgggaaagccttcattAAGAAGTCACAACTCCATGAACATCAGCgaattcacacaggagagaaaccataTGTATGTGTTGAATGTGGAAAGGCCTTCACCATCAGATCAAATCTTATTAAACACCATAAAATTCATACTAAACAAAAATCCTATAAATGCAGTGACTTTAGGAAAGCCTTCAACTGGAAGCCACAACTCAGTATACATCAGAAATCTGATACTGGGGGAGTAGAGTGCTCAGTGCCACAATCATGGTGTGGGGATACAAAGTTGTGA